The Polyangium mundeleinium genome contains the following window.
GAGGCGTTCAAGTGGCTCACCGAGGGCACGGATCGCCGCTGGCTCATCGTCCGCGCCGAAGAGCTCCCGCGCCTCAACTCGCTCCACCGCAAGCACAAGGGCTCGAACCTGCCCGTGCTCGACGCGCGCTCGAGCCAGATCCTGCTCGTGTCGAGTGATCTCGGGGGCCAGCCCAATGAAAATCCCCTCGGCGCGCTGGTGCTCGATGCGCCGCTGCCCGAGCTCCGCGGGGTCGACGCCGCGTTCGAGGATCAGCTCGACGTGCTCGGCTGGGAGGTCCGCGACGGCACCGGTCAGGTCGTGGACAGCGTGGTCCCGCAGCGCAAGTACCACATGCGCTTCTACTACCGGGTCGTGAATCCCATCACCGGCTCCTGGAAGGCGTTCCTGCACATCGACGGCTACCAGCGCCGATACAACGGCGATCACAGCGTCCTTGATGGCAAATATGCGATGAACCTGTGGCAGCCGAACGACATCGTGGTGGACGATTACGTGTTCGAGCTCGAGCCGAACTTCACGCCGGGTGATTACACCGTCTATTTCGGCTTCTTCTCCGGAGACACGCGTTTCCGGGTGACGCGTGGCCCGAACCACGAGAACCGCGTCATCGGCGGAGCGCTCCACGTGCGTTGATCGATGCGCACCGTCGGATCCCTTGGCGCCCGTGTGGAAAGCGGCTACGCGGAAGGTTCGATGGGTGAGCGTCGCGGGAGCGATCCGGAGCGCGGAGCGGACGATGAGGCCGCGACGGCGGACAAACCTCCGTCGTCGACGCGCGTGAACGAGGCGGCGCCTGCGAGCCGCCCAAGCTGGCTTGAACGCCGTTCCTCGGAGCGATACGACGTGACCTGGTCGGTGGATTGCGAGACGGAGGAGACGTTCCTCTACGCCGCGATCACGAACATCTCGGAGCTCGGCATCTTCGTTCGGACGACGAACCCGTTGCCCATCGGCACGAACCTCACGCTCCGGTTTGCCCCGCCGAACAGCGACGATTCGTTCGTGCTCGAAGGAACGGTGCAGTGGGTCAACGTGGTCCGCCCGCTCCACGACAACCCGAACCCCGGTATGGGCGTGCGTTTCGTGCGGATCACGGCCGCCGAGCGCGAGCGGCTCGTCGATACGATCCGCACGATCGCGTACCTGCGCGAGAACGCGGGACCCGCGTCCAACTGAAGCGCCGCGCCTAGGCTGCCCTCTCCCGCGCGGGGCTTGGGGGCGTAACTCGGCTTGTCCGAGCGTAGCCCCCAAGCGGTGAAAGAGGGGATGGGGTGAAGGGTTCCTACAGCCCGATCGGCAACGGGAAGCGGCGCACGTAGACGCCGAAGTGGCTCGTGCTGTCGTCTTGCCAGCCGATGGCGACGAAGCCTGCGCCGCCGATCGCCACGGCGGGCCCGCTGCGGGAGCCGTTCGTGCCCTCGGGATCGGGGATGTTCGCGAGGAACGCGTCGTTCTGGCCGGTGACGCTGTTGTAGCCGAAGCCCGACGTGCCCCCGATGAACCGCGCGCCGATCGTGCCGCGCTCGTCCCCCCAGACGACCGTGAAGAAGCCGAGCCCCGCGGCCACCTTGGGCTTCTGCTGCAAGCCGGCGGTCTGCGTGTTCACCGTCTTCTGGTCCTCGGTGCCGGGGACACGCGCGAAGTCCTTGTCGTAGCGCTGGAAGAAGATGTCGCCGTTCGCGTGCCACACGACGATGTAGCGACCGTCGGGGAGCATCGCGACGTCGGGCTCGTCCTGCAGGCCCGTCGTCGCGTCGTTCACGAGCTTGGGCGTGCCGACCTCGCCGTTCGGCTTGACCGTCACCATGACGATTCCATCGCCGTCGCCGTCGCCAGCGCCTTGGTAGACGACCACCCAGCCATCCTTGTTGCCCGCGACGCGCGGCGCCGAGCCGTTCGTGGCGATCGGGATCTCGCCCATCGCCGGCTCGAGATCCCCCGTCTTCCTCCAGATGCGACCGAAGACACCGGTGCCGCGGTTCCACACGACGAGCGCGGCGTCTTCGGGCCCGCCCGCGACGTCGGGCCGGATCTGCGCGTCGCCGACCTGCGTGCTGACCTTGAGCGGCGGCACGTCCGCGCAGCCCCACTGGTTCTGAGCGTTCAGGTAGATGTGGTAGTTGTTCGTCGCCTCCTGATCACTCGCGTAGACGATCGCGACGTGGTTCAGGCCGACGGGCGCGAGCGATGGATCACGCTGCACGAGCGCGGGGCCCGACGCGGGCAGCGTGGTGCAGCGCGCGGGGAGCTGGATCTGCTGCGAGAGCGGGTACGGCTTCTCGATCGGGTAGAGATCCGCGCCGAGAAAGCGCATCAGAATGTCGCCCCCGCCACCGCCCGTGGTGCTCGTGTACGCGGTGCGCAGCGCGTTTTTCGTCGCGTCGATGCCCGGGCAGAACTCCAGCGCGAGGTGCGTCTTCGTGCCCGGACCGTCGTTGTCGAGCGCCGGGGGCACGTTGTTCTTCACGGAGAGCAGGATCTCCTGCGCGGTGCAGTCGCACCGACAAACCGCGTCCGGCGCAATGCCGCCGCACGTCTCGGCGGGGCTCCCGTCGCACGCGAGTGCCGCATTGGGGCCGAGGTCGCACTGCTCGCCGGTGCCGACCGCGCCGTCGTTGCAGCACGCGGGCGGCGTGTACCGCTGCACCTTGATCGTCACCTCGAGCGGGTCCTGATCGACCTTCTCCACGGCGCAACCCTCGGCGAGGACGCCCGCGCCGCCCTCGGCCATGACCGCGAAGATCTTCTCGGCGCCGTCCCGATCGAGCTCGATGTCCTTGCACCAGGTGACGCCCTCGCCGCAGCCGTCCTTGTGCAGATCGAAGGTCTGCACGGCGTCGCCCGTCGGGGCGTTCTCGACGCGGCCTGTCGCGGGCGTGCAGGTCGCCTTGCCCTTGTCGAAGACGCGCAGCGTGACGCGTGTCGCCGTGTCGAGCAGCCCGAGGGGCGCCTGCATGACGAGGCCCACGTTGATGGGCGCCTCGGCGCAAGCGCCTACGGCGATGGCCACGGGCAGGGCAGGGACGAGGCCCAAGAAAAGGCGTGATCGGCGCATACGCCGAGTCTAGCGGGTCGCGGCCCGGTTTCGCAGGCCGTTGATGGGCCCGTCAGTACGCGGCGTTGGCGGGGGCGGGGGGCTCTGCCGCGCGCTTCGGCGCGGCGTTCACGTTCCGGCCCGACCCACCCCCCGGCGCGGCCTTCGCCCTTTGCGCTTCTTCCTCCACCGTCGGCGCCGCGGGGGCGGGCTTGCTCGCGGGCTTGCCTGCGGCTGCGACCGTCGACGTCGCGGCCGGAGGCGGCGCCGGAGACGGCATCGCGGCGCGGTTGGCCACGAGGCCACCGCCTGCGTTGTTCGTCTGGTTGGCCGCTTCGCTCTCCTGCAGCGCTTCCTCGGCGCGCGCTTTGTACCCGTCGCTCTGCTTGAGCGCGGAGTAGAGCTCCCGCGCGCGATCCGTGTTGCCGAGGCTCCGCTGGCACTGCGCCGCTTCCCACATCGCGTCGGCGGCTTGCGGCGTGCCCGGGTGACGCGCGCCGACGTCGTCGTACAGACGGAGCGCTGCGTCGCAGCCCGAGCCGTCGCGCGTGGCGCGCGCCTCGGCGAGCGCCTTTGCTGCGCCGTCCGTATCCTTCGCCGCGGCCTTGTCCGTCGCGTCGTCCTTGCTCTTCTTCGCACCCTCCGCGACCTCGGCGGCGGCTGCAGGCATGGGCGCTGCCGCGATCGGCGGGGGAGGGGCTTGCGCGGCGGCCTGCAGATCCCCCTCGTCTGGCGCGGGCACGCCGCGCTCGGTCACGCGTACTGGCGTGATCCCGACCGTGCCGGGTTTGGCGCGGAGCAAGAGCAGACTCGACCCGATCACCAGGAAAAACAGCGCGGCCATCGCGAGCTGCGGCCGCATCGCGTGGCTGCCGGCCCAGGCCAGGGCGCGCAGCGCCTTGCGATGCCAGGGCGTCGTGCGTTGCGCGTCGGTCACGGCGGCGAGGATGCGATCTTCGAGGCCGGGGCTCGGCTCTTCGAGCGGCAGCATCGCGACCTCACGCGTCGCGCGGAGCCCGTTCCAGGCCTCGCCGCAGCGCGCGCAGGATTCCACGTGTCGGCGGAGCGCCGCGTACGTGAGCTCGTCGAGCTCCTCGTACAGCGCGTCCATCACGACCTGGTCGAACTTCTGGCAATCCATGCAGCACCTTGCCCGGCGTTATCGCAGGGCTCGAGCGTAGTCCTCGTACTCGGCGAGCGCTTCCTGCAAGCGCTCGAGGGCGTAACGCATCCTGCTCTTGACGGTATTTTCCGGTACCCCGGTGATCTCGGCGATGTCCTTGAACGGCACGTTGCCGATCTCCCGCAGGAGAAAGACCTCGCGTTGTTCTGCGGGCAGCCGCTCGACGGCGTGGGTGATCCGATGTCCGAGCTCGGCGCCGATCGCGACCCGCTCGACCGAAGCCGTGGGGTGCGCGTCGGCCGTGCGCTCGGCGAGCGTCGGTCCCTCCTCGCCGCTGCTCGTGCTCGTGGCCTGATCCAGTGACGGATGCCGCCGGAGCGCGGCTTTCCGCAGGTGGTCGATGCACACGTTCCGGGCGATGGCGTAGGCCCACGTGGAGAAGCGGGCCTCGTGCTTGAAGTCGGCCGCGTTCTGCACGATTTTGACGAACACGTCCTGCACGAGATCCTCGGCGATTTGAGGCGCGCGGACCTGGCGAAGGATGAAGTTGTAGACGTTCGTCTTGTGCCTGCGGACGAGACCGGCGAACGCCGCTCGGTCACCACCCTGGAACCGCATCATCAGGACCTCGTCGGTCACCTCCTCGCGAGAGATGCTCGCCATCGTCACCTCCTCGTTCCCTGCGCGTCCGCGGGTGCGGAGGCGGGCAAAAGGGGGCCGTGGCGACCACTGAACCGGTCCATGGGACGCGCGACGGGGCCCGAAGTTCTGATCGGAAGGGGTCGTCGCTGCACGACGCCACCTTACCGGATCGGGACACGGGCGGAGCCGCGAAGTTTGGGTGGCGAGGGCGCTCGGAAAGACCTCGCGCCGGGGCGGACACGAAGCGCCAGCAAATTCACGGCACGTCACGTTCCCGTGTCGCCCGGGGTCCTCGGTTGCATCGGCGCGCTCCCGGACCGTACACTTGGCGAAGGCCGGCAAGCATGGCCGGGCGACAGCGCGTCCTCCTGCCTTCCTTCGACGATGGGGTTGGTCTTCATGCGATTGCTCCCGAAGACGCTCGCCGTGACCTTCGCGGCAACCTGGCTGACCGTGGCGCCGGCGTTTGCCCAGGCCCCCACGGCGCCTCCGCCGGCGCCCGGCCCCGGCTTGCTTCAGGCCGTTCCGCCCGGCCAAACCCCGCCCGCCGCGCCGACGCAGCCCGGCATGCAGCCGCCCACGACGCAGCCCGGCATGCAGCCGCAGCCGATGCAACCCGGCATGCAGCCGCAACCGCCGACGCAGCCCGGCATGCAGCCCGCGCCTCCCACGGGCATGCCCGGCGCGCAGCCCGCCCCCGGAGCGCAACCTGCGGCGCCGCCCGGCATGGACGGACAGACGTACGCCGTGCACCTGCGTGACCTCGAGCAGCGCATCGACGAGCTGAAAGAGCAGATCCGTCGCAGCCACACGCGGCTCTCGCTGCTCAGCAA
Protein-coding sequences here:
- a CDS encoding tetratricopeptide repeat protein is translated as MDCQKFDQVVMDALYEELDELTYAALRRHVESCARCGEAWNGLRATREVAMLPLEEPSPGLEDRILAAVTDAQRTTPWHRKALRALAWAGSHAMRPQLAMAALFFLVIGSSLLLLRAKPGTVGITPVRVTERGVPAPDEGDLQAAAQAPPPPIAAAPMPAAAAEVAEGAKKSKDDATDKAAAKDTDGAAKALAEARATRDGSGCDAALRLYDDVGARHPGTPQAADAMWEAAQCQRSLGNTDRARELYSALKQSDGYKARAEEALQESEAANQTNNAGGGLVANRAAMPSPAPPPAATSTVAAAGKPASKPAPAAPTVEEEAQRAKAAPGGGSGRNVNAAPKRAAEPPAPANAAY
- a CDS encoding RNA polymerase sigma factor; this translates as MASISREEVTDEVLMMRFQGGDRAAFAGLVRRHKTNVYNFILRQVRAPQIAEDLVQDVFVKIVQNAADFKHEARFSTWAYAIARNVCIDHLRKAALRRHPSLDQATSTSSGEEGPTLAERTADAHPTASVERVAIGAELGHRITHAVERLPAEQREVFLLREIGNVPFKDIAEITGVPENTVKSRMRYALERLQEALAEYEDYARALR
- a CDS encoding TIGR02266 family protein, with protein sequence MGERRGSDPERGADDEAATADKPPSSTRVNEAAPASRPSWLERRSSERYDVTWSVDCETEETFLYAAITNISELGIFVRTTNPLPIGTNLTLRFAPPNSDDSFVLEGTVQWVNVVRPLHDNPNPGMGVRFVRITAAERERLVDTIRTIAYLRENAGPASN